A genome region from Natronobeatus ordinarius includes the following:
- a CDS encoding isoaspartyl peptidase/L-asparaginase has product MHVIVHGGAGGEPEEPDARQAVLEESAEAGVDAETPLSAVEAAVRVLESSPRFNAGVGGAVQSDGVVRTDAGIMTDDRRVGAVCSMPGVEHAVSVARVVLEETPHTFVAGEHAVSLAEDYGVETEVDLWTERTRERWAELEAPEGGSRAQLEWIQARFGQRDQFGEETPGIDDEHDHDTVGAVAFDGERLAAATSTGGRWLALAGRVGDVPQIGSGYYCSPAGGASATGAGEDIARVTLSRRVVRHLERGLDAQGATELAIEEFGELTGSSAGVIAIDASGSLGSAYNSDAMQTARARR; this is encoded by the coding sequence ATGCACGTCATCGTTCACGGCGGTGCCGGCGGCGAGCCGGAGGAGCCGGATGCACGACAGGCTGTCCTCGAGGAGTCCGCCGAAGCCGGCGTCGACGCGGAGACGCCGCTTTCGGCCGTCGAAGCAGCAGTTCGAGTGCTCGAGTCCTCGCCCCGGTTCAACGCGGGCGTCGGCGGCGCCGTCCAGAGCGACGGCGTCGTTCGAACCGACGCGGGTATCATGACCGACGACCGTCGAGTCGGCGCGGTCTGTTCGATGCCGGGCGTCGAGCACGCCGTCAGCGTCGCCCGCGTCGTCCTCGAAGAGACGCCCCACACCTTCGTCGCCGGCGAGCACGCCGTTTCGCTCGCCGAGGACTACGGCGTCGAGACCGAGGTCGACCTCTGGACCGAGCGGACGCGCGAGCGCTGGGCGGAACTCGAGGCGCCCGAAGGGGGGTCGCGAGCTCAGCTCGAGTGGATTCAGGCCCGGTTCGGCCAGCGAGATCAGTTCGGGGAGGAGACGCCGGGAATCGACGACGAACACGATCACGACACGGTCGGCGCGGTCGCCTTCGACGGCGAACGGCTCGCCGCGGCGACCTCCACGGGTGGCCGCTGGCTCGCCCTCGCCGGCCGCGTCGGTGACGTCCCGCAGATCGGGTCGGGATACTACTGTTCGCCTGCCGGCGGCGCGAGCGCGACGGGAGCCGGCGAGGACATCGCGCGCGTCACGCTCTCCCGGCGCGTCGTCCGTCACCTCGAGCGCGGGCTCGACGCCCAGGGGGCGACGGAACTCGCGATCGAGGAGTTCGGCGAACTCACGGGTTCGTCGGCCGGCGTTATCGCGATCGACGCGAGCGGCTCCCTCGGATCGGCGTACAACAGCGACGCGATGCAGACCGCTCGCGCCCGTCGGTAA
- the icd gene encoding isocitrate dehydrogenase (NADP(+)), with protein sequence MSYDKIEVPEDGEKITLKEGSDTELEVPDNPIIPIIYGDGVGSDVGPAAQKVLEAAAEATGREIHWMRVYAGESAREKYDENLPDETVEAIKEHRVAIKGPLTTPVGAGFRSLNVGLRKLLDLYANVRPTYHLDGVPSPVKEPEKMDMVTFRENTEDVYAGIEWEAGTDEVEQVKEFVEEEMGATGVIHDGPVGIGVKPITEFGTKRLVREAIDYALENDRDSVTLVHKGNIMKFTEGQFRDWGYEVADEEYGDEVITEDTLWEERDGEMPEDAVVVNDRIADNMLQQILTRTDEYDVVATMNLNGDYMSDACGAQIGGLGIAPGGNFGEGRMLAEPVHGSAPKYEGQDKVNPTAMILSGRMMLEYMGWNDAADLVRDAVEETISSGKVTYDLERQLEDAEKLATSEFAEEVVANIENLS encoded by the coding sequence ATGAGCTACGACAAAATCGAGGTTCCCGAGGACGGAGAGAAGATCACGCTCAAGGAGGGGTCTGACACCGAACTCGAGGTGCCCGACAACCCGATCATCCCGATCATCTACGGTGACGGCGTCGGAAGCGACGTCGGTCCGGCCGCCCAGAAGGTGCTCGAGGCTGCCGCCGAGGCCACCGGTCGCGAGATCCACTGGATGCGCGTCTACGCCGGCGAGTCCGCCCGCGAGAAATACGACGAGAACCTGCCCGACGAGACCGTCGAGGCGATCAAAGAACACCGCGTCGCGATCAAGGGCCCGCTGACGACGCCCGTCGGCGCGGGCTTTCGCTCGCTCAACGTCGGCCTGCGCAAGCTGCTCGACCTCTACGCGAACGTCCGACCCACCTACCACCTCGACGGTGTCCCGTCACCGGTCAAGGAGCCGGAGAAGATGGACATGGTCACCTTCCGTGAGAACACGGAGGACGTCTACGCCGGCATCGAGTGGGAAGCCGGCACCGACGAAGTCGAGCAGGTCAAGGAGTTCGTCGAAGAGGAGATGGGCGCAACGGGCGTCATCCACGACGGCCCCGTCGGCATCGGCGTCAAGCCGATCACGGAGTTCGGGACGAAGCGCCTGGTTCGGGAAGCCATCGACTACGCCCTCGAGAACGACCGCGACTCCGTCACCCTTGTCCACAAGGGCAACATCATGAAGTTCACCGAGGGGCAGTTCCGCGACTGGGGCTACGAGGTCGCAGACGAGGAGTACGGTGACGAGGTCATCACCGAGGACACCCTCTGGGAGGAGCGCGACGGCGAGATGCCCGAGGACGCGGTGGTCGTCAACGACCGGATCGCCGACAACATGCTCCAGCAGATTCTCACCCGTACCGACGAGTACGACGTCGTCGCGACGATGAACTTAAACGGCGACTACATGTCCGACGCCTGTGGTGCCCAGATCGGTGGGCTCGGCATCGCACCCGGTGGCAACTTCGGTGAGGGCCGCATGCTCGCAGAACCCGTTCACGGTTCGGCACCCAAATACGAGGGCCAGGACAAGGTCAACCCGACCGCCATGATCCTCTCCGGTCGCATGATGCTCGAGTACATGGGCTGGAACGACGCCGCCGACCTCGTCCGCGACGCCGTTGAGGAGACCATCTCTTCGGGCAAGGTTACCTACGACCTCGAACGTCAGCTCGAAGACGCCGAGAAGCTCGCCACGAGCGAGTTCGCCGAGGAAGTCGTCGCCAACATCGAAAACCTGTCGTAG
- a CDS encoding lipoyl domain-containing protein, giving the protein MSDVIEVDAATAWPEDAEDVDEGVIATWFAREGGTVEEGETICEIQVEKVSVDVPAPASGTLTEIVVGENEEFHRDDVLGRIEPD; this is encoded by the coding sequence ATGAGCGACGTGATCGAGGTCGACGCGGCGACCGCCTGGCCCGAGGACGCCGAGGACGTCGACGAGGGCGTCATCGCGACGTGGTTTGCTCGAGAAGGCGGGACCGTCGAGGAGGGCGAGACGATCTGTGAGATCCAGGTCGAGAAGGTGAGCGTCGACGTGCCCGCGCCGGCGTCGGGGACGCTCACCGAGATCGTGGTCGGCGAGAACGAGGAGTTCCATCGCGACGACGTGCTCGGACGGATCGAACCCGACTGA
- a CDS encoding alpha-ketoacid dehydrogenase subunit beta encodes MAQADVPDPETIDRELTMSRGMVEAIAHELRESEDVFVMGEDVADYGGIFDSTQGLLEDFGHDRIMDVPISETGFIGAGVGAAMQGMRPIVELMFADFFGVAMDQIYNNMAKNAYMSGGSVSVPMVFMTAVGGTYNDAAQHSQTLYGTFAHLPGMKVVVPSTAYDAKGLMHAAIRDDDPVVYMFHKRLMGLAWMPAPDGPKTGVPEEDYEIEFGEADVKREGDDVTIVTLGLHVHRALEAAADLAEDGIDAEVIDLRTLVPLDTETVLESVRKTGKLVVVDEDYHSYGVSGELVARATEGALDELEAVRRVTMPDVPIPYARPLENEVLPDAGDVEAAVRSIHE; translated from the coding sequence ATGGCGCAGGCTGACGTCCCCGACCCCGAAACGATCGACCGTGAACTGACGATGAGCCGGGGGATGGTCGAGGCCATCGCCCACGAACTGCGCGAGAGCGAGGACGTCTTCGTGATGGGGGAGGACGTCGCCGACTACGGTGGCATCTTCGACTCCACGCAGGGGCTGCTCGAGGACTTCGGCCACGATCGAATCATGGACGTCCCTATCTCGGAGACTGGATTCATCGGCGCGGGTGTCGGCGCGGCCATGCAGGGGATGCGTCCCATCGTCGAGTTGATGTTCGCCGACTTCTTCGGCGTCGCGATGGATCAAATCTACAACAACATGGCGAAGAACGCCTACATGTCCGGGGGCTCGGTCTCGGTCCCGATGGTGTTCATGACGGCCGTCGGCGGCACGTACAACGACGCCGCCCAGCACTCCCAGACCCTGTACGGGACCTTCGCTCACCTGCCGGGCATGAAGGTCGTCGTTCCCTCCACCGCATACGACGCCAAGGGGCTGATGCACGCCGCGATCCGGGACGACGACCCCGTCGTCTACATGTTCCACAAACGGCTGATGGGCCTGGCGTGGATGCCCGCCCCCGACGGGCCCAAAACCGGCGTCCCCGAGGAGGACTACGAGATCGAGTTCGGCGAGGCCGACGTCAAACGCGAGGGCGACGACGTGACGATCGTCACTCTCGGGCTGCACGTCCATCGCGCGCTCGAGGCCGCCGCCGACCTCGCAGAAGACGGCATCGACGCGGAGGTGATCGACCTCCGGACGCTCGTTCCGCTCGATACGGAGACGGTGCTCGAGTCGGTCCGAAAGACGGGGAAACTCGTGGTCGTCGACGAAGACTACCACTCTTACGGCGTCAGCGGGGAACTCGTCGCGCGGGCCACGGAGGGAGCGCTCGACGAGCTCGAGGCCGTTCGTCGGGTAACGATGCCGGACGTGCCGATCCCGTACGCCCGCCCGCTCGAGAACGAAGTGCTGCCCGACGCCGGAGACGTCGAGGCCGCGGTTCGCTCGATACACGAATGA
- a CDS encoding thiamine pyrophosphate-dependent dehydrogenase E1 component subunit alpha, translated as MYEEMVTARHYEERLQEEYLEGKQPAFDISAGPIPGELHLAAGHEASGAGVCAHLRDDDTVTAPHRPHHVAISKGVDLKRMTAEIFGRQTGLSKGKGGHMHLYDPDVNFACSGIIAQGCPPAVGAAMAAKKRNTDAVAVAFLGEGAVSQGAFLESLNLAAVQNLPVVFVIEDNDWAISMPKERVTDVEDASQRADGFEVHGERVDVDDAVAVYEAAGEAIGRARDGNGPTVLEVQLHRRMGHFMGDPEAYRPDEDVEAAHERDSIERMERHLEDHGLGDEDLEEIRERAHERVEEAIEWAKDQPQPDPEEAYEDVFTDELEGWPERPDKELAAADGGEE; from the coding sequence ATGTACGAGGAGATGGTGACGGCACGCCACTACGAGGAACGACTCCAGGAGGAGTACCTCGAGGGGAAACAACCGGCCTTCGACATCTCAGCGGGGCCGATTCCCGGCGAGTTGCACCTCGCAGCGGGCCACGAGGCGTCGGGGGCGGGCGTCTGTGCTCACCTCAGAGACGACGATACGGTAACGGCGCCCCACCGACCACACCACGTCGCGATCTCGAAGGGCGTCGACCTGAAACGAATGACTGCGGAGATATTCGGCCGGCAGACGGGCCTCTCGAAGGGAAAGGGCGGTCACATGCACCTCTACGATCCCGACGTGAACTTCGCCTGCAGCGGGATCATCGCCCAGGGCTGCCCGCCGGCGGTCGGCGCGGCGATGGCCGCGAAGAAACGAAACACCGACGCCGTGGCCGTCGCCTTCCTCGGCGAGGGGGCGGTCAGCCAGGGGGCATTCCTCGAATCGCTCAACCTCGCCGCCGTGCAGAACCTGCCCGTCGTGTTCGTCATCGAGGACAACGACTGGGCGATCAGCATGCCCAAAGAACGCGTGACCGACGTCGAAGACGCCTCGCAGCGAGCCGACGGCTTCGAGGTACACGGCGAACGCGTCGACGTCGACGACGCCGTCGCCGTCTACGAGGCCGCAGGGGAGGCGATCGGGCGCGCCCGCGACGGCAACGGGCCGACGGTGCTCGAGGTACAGCTCCATCGCCGGATGGGCCACTTCATGGGCGACCCCGAAGCGTATCGCCCGGACGAGGACGTCGAGGCGGCCCACGAGCGCGACTCGATCGAGCGGATGGAGCGTCACCTCGAGGACCACGGGCTCGGAGACGAGGACCTCGAGGAGATCCGCGAACGCGCCCACGAGCGCGTCGAGGAGGCCATCGAGTGGGCGAAAGACCAGCCCCAGCCCGATCCCGAGGAGGCCTACGAGGACGTTTTCACGGACGAACTCGAGGGCTGGCCCGAGCGTCCGGATAAGGAACTGGCCGCGGCCGACGGAGGTGAGGAGTGA